The window AAACTGCCTGATGGACAACCTTTGACCATGGCCCTGGAAATGATTACTCCGGTGGCGATTGATTGGAACAAGGATGGATATGTGGATTTGATCGTTGGAGATGAGGATGGCCGGGTGGCCTTTATTGAAAACACCGGAAAACTCGCCGCTGATGGCACTCCGCAGTTTCTGGCGCCGCGCTATTTTCAACAGGAAGCCGAGGATTTGAAGTTTGGCGCGCTCGCCACGCCGGTTGGGTTCGACTGGGATGGCGATGGGGACACGGATATCATTTGCGGCGATTCGGCTGGCCATATTGCTTTCTTCGAAAACCTCAGTGGCCCCGGCGTGGAGCATCCCAAGTGGGCTGCGCCCAAATTGCTCGAAGCCGATGGTAAAATTCTCCGCATCATGGCGGGCCCGAACGGCAGCATTCAGGGGCCGTGTGAAGCCAAGTGGGGCTACACCACGCTGTCGGTGGCGGACTGGGACGGTGATGGTTTGCCCGACCTGATCGTCAATTCCATTTGGGGCAAGGTGGTGTGGTATCGCAACGTTGGCACGCGCAAAGCTCCCAAGCTCGCCGCCGTGCAACCCATCGAGGTCGAGTGGGACGGCCCGCAACCAACGCTCGCCTGGGGATGGCAGCGTCCCAACGGCAAGGAACTGCTCACCCAATGGCGCACCACGCCCGTGGCCGTGGATTGGAACAAAGACGGCCTGATGGATCTCGTCATGCTGGATCACGAAGGTTATCTGTGCCTGTTTGAACGTGCCCGCCGGGATGGCAGATTGGTGCTGCTTTCCCCCAAGCGTGTCTTTTGCGATGAGCAGGGCCAGCCGCTCCGCCTGAATTCTGGCAGTGCGGGCAAGAGCGGTCGTCGCAAGCTCTGCATTGTGGATTGGGATGGCGATGGCAAGCTCGATCTCCTGTTGAACGCCGCCAACGCCAAGTTTATGCGCCAGGTGGATGCGCGCGATGGTAAATGGTTCTTCCGGGATATGGGTCTGCTCGTGAATCAGAACATCGAAGGGCACGATGTCAGCCCCACCGTCGTGGATTTCAACGGCGATGGCATCCCGGACTTTCTGGGTGGTGCGGAAGACGGGCATCTGTATTATTACAAGAATCCCCGGGCCAAGTGAATCGGGGCGCATTAATTAAGAAGACGATGGAACTTTGCTTGGCTTTACGTTGTCTTTATGGAAATATTCACGCCATGAAACACACATACTTATGGTTCGTTCTGGTCTTATTCAGTGGACAACTGGCCTTTGGCGCGCCAGCGACGAACCTGCCCGCTGCCAAGGAAACCGACTCGCGCCTGCAAGCCGATGGCAAAGGGTGGCGGCTGGATAAAGCCAAGATTACCGATGCCAAACGCCCGCGTGTCCTGTTGATCGGCGATTCCATTCTGAATGGCTACTTCAAGGCCGTCGCTTCCGCACTGGATGGCAAGGCGTACGTGGATGCCTGGGTCAATCCCTACTCGCAATCAACGCATTTGAACCAACTCCTGGCCGAAGTGCTTGCGCAAGGTCCGTACGACGTTGTGCATTTCAACATGGGCCTGCACGGATGGCAAGCAGGGCGCATTAAAGAGGGTACCTTCGAGCCGTTGACTAAGGCTTACGTGGAAGTCATCCGCGCCAAGCTGCCGCGCGCCAAAATCATCTGGGCCAGCAGTACGCCTGTCACGGTGAAAGGCAAACCCACCGAACTGGACCCGGCGATTAACCCCATCATCCTTGACCATAATCGCATGGCCGCGAAGGTCATGCAGGAGCTGCAGGTGCCAATCAATGATTTCTACACGTTGCTTGCAACAAAATTGGAATTGGCCCGCGGCGACCAATTTCATTGGAAGTCGGATGCTTACCAGATCCTCGCGAAAACCGTCACCACCTCTGTGCTGCGGGCGTTGGAGACGCCGTAAGCCGCGGCTCCGTCAGCGAATGCAACAAAACACCATCATGAAACATTCCCTCATCACCTTTGCCATATTGACTGGGCAACTTGGCAGTTTGCTGGCGGCCGATGCCCAACCGAGCCTGCTGAAAAGCGAATTCATCTACGAAACCGCGCCGTTTCCCTCGTGCCACGCCTCCACGATTGTGGAAACCTCCGGCGGCAAACTCCTGGCCGCCTGGTTTGGCGGTCAGGCCGAGGGTAAACCCGACGTTGGTATCTGGCTATCCCGCTTGGAATCCGGGCGTTGGACCGCGCCCGTGGAAGTGGCCGACGGCGTGCAGACCCCAGAACTACGGTATCCCTGCTGGAATCCCGTGCTTTTCCAGCCGAAAAATGCCCCCTTGATGCTGTTCTACAAGGTTGGTCCCAACCCCGCCGCGTGGTGGGGGATGCTGCGCACCTCCGCCGATGATGGCCAGACCTGGAGCGCGGCGCGCCGTCTGCCCGACGGCATCTTTGGCCCGATCAAGAACAAGCCCGTGCAACTGCTCAATGGCGATCTCCTTTGCCCCACCAGCACCGAGCACGCCGGTTGGCGCGTCCACTTTGAGCGCAGCCCGGATGGCGGGCAAACCTGGACGGCCAGCGCACCCGTCAACGATGGCAAGACCATTGGTGCTATCCAACCGAGCATCCTGTTTCATCCCGGCGGCCAATTGCAGGCCATCGGGCGCACCAAACAGAAAAGCATCTTTGAGATTTGGTCCCAGGACGGCGGAAAGACCTGGGGGGCGATGACCTTGACGGCGCTGCCGAACCCGAATGCCGGTACCGACGCGGTCACTTTGCGCGATGGCCGGCATTTGCTGGTTTACAATCATACACCCAAGGGGCGCACACCGCTCAACGTGGCCATTTCCCGTGATGGCAAGGATTGGCAGGCCGCCTTGGTGCTGGAAAACGAACCGGGCGAATACTCCTATCCCGCCGTGATTCAAGCCAGCGATGGTTTGGTGCATACGGTTTATACGTGGAAGCGCCAACGCATCCGCCATGCCGTGATTGACCTGGCCAAGCTGGCACCATGATATATTAGCCAGTCTTAAACTTAAGAAGAAGCTTTCCCAGCCTGGGATATTCATTGAAGGTGTTGCTTTTCTGGTAAATTTCTTTTGACAAGACTCTAAAAAGTACTTAGTTAGCTAACGAATTGAACATGAAGCGAACGTGCGATAAGCCCAGAGCCGCGGTGACGGAAGCAGTCTTCCATTCATTTTTGCGGTCGTGGGGATTGCTGCGGCAGGTGCAGGACCCTTATTTTGCGCGGTTTGGCATCAGTGCGTCGCAGTGGGGTATCTTGCGGGTGCTGCAGCGGGCGGAACTGAAAGGCGAAATGGAATTGTCCTTGAAGGAGGTGGCTAGCCGTTTATTCATTCAGCCGCCCAGCGTGACTGGCGTTGTGGATCGGATGGAACGGCTGGGGTTTGTGGAACGCAAACCTTCCAAGACGGACTTGCGGGTACGCCATCTCAGCCTGACGCCGCATGCACGTACACTCATGGCCAAGGTGTTGGAAGGTCATGCGGAACGGATACAGTCACTGATGGGTGGCCTCGAACCACATGAACAGGAAACCATGCTTGGCCTGCTCCAACGGATGGAGGCACATCTGCAAACACTCGTTTCGTTACCGTCCGCTAATGAAATGTCAAACCAGGAGGCAAGGCGGGAACACAGTTCCCGGCAACGGTCATCTATCCACCAAGAACGAAACCTAGCAACGAAGTAACCAAGAAAGAATCTATGGCTCTCCAAAATGAAATGAACAGTAAGATTCCATCGGCCAACGGTGGTGAAGCCGCTCCAGTGCATAACTCATCCGTTACAAAATGGGTGGTAATCCTCATGGTTGGCGCATTGATTGCGGCGGCAGCGTATTGGTGGAGTACCCATAATGCACCGGCCGAAAAAAAGCCTTCAGGCTTTGCGCGCGGAGAAATGCCGCCAGTGCCAGTCGTGGCGGGTGTGGTCGCCGAAAAGGATGTACCGATTTACCTGGAAGGGTTGGGTACGGT of the Verrucomicrobiota bacterium genome contains:
- a CDS encoding sialidase family protein, translating into MKHSLITFAILTGQLGSLLAADAQPSLLKSEFIYETAPFPSCHASTIVETSGGKLLAAWFGGQAEGKPDVGIWLSRLESGRWTAPVEVADGVQTPELRYPCWNPVLFQPKNAPLMLFYKVGPNPAAWWGMLRTSADDGQTWSAARRLPDGIFGPIKNKPVQLLNGDLLCPTSTEHAGWRVHFERSPDGGQTWTASAPVNDGKTIGAIQPSILFHPGGQLQAIGRTKQKSIFEIWSQDGGKTWGAMTLTALPNPNAGTDAVTLRDGRHLLVYNHTPKGRTPLNVAISRDGKDWQAALVLENEPGEYSYPAVIQASDGLVHTVYTWKRQRIRHAVIDLAKLAP
- a CDS encoding MarR family transcriptional regulator encodes the protein MKRTCDKPRAAVTEAVFHSFLRSWGLLRQVQDPYFARFGISASQWGILRVLQRAELKGEMELSLKEVASRLFIQPPSVTGVVDRMERLGFVERKPSKTDLRVRHLSLTPHARTLMAKVLEGHAERIQSLMGGLEPHEQETMLGLLQRMEAHLQTLVSLPSANEMSNQEARREHSSRQRSSIHQERNLATK
- a CDS encoding SGNH/GDSL hydrolase family protein, whose amino-acid sequence is MKHTYLWFVLVLFSGQLAFGAPATNLPAAKETDSRLQADGKGWRLDKAKITDAKRPRVLLIGDSILNGYFKAVASALDGKAYVDAWVNPYSQSTHLNQLLAEVLAQGPYDVVHFNMGLHGWQAGRIKEGTFEPLTKAYVEVIRAKLPRAKIIWASSTPVTVKGKPTELDPAINPIILDHNRMAAKVMQELQVPINDFYTLLATKLELARGDQFHWKSDAYQILAKTVTTSVLRALETP